One part of the Glycine max cultivar Williams 82 chromosome 14, Glycine_max_v4.0, whole genome shotgun sequence genome encodes these proteins:
- the LOC100819177 gene encoding mitogen-activated protein kinase kinase kinase 1, with amino-acid sequence MNHLPRIFGNRKKQASDMDPTKKKKKSKGKKHQQPKLERRNAAKHFEYDAGSLCSSRDEYDASTSSSSSLHCTRSMELFDRKSFRIEGVEGEFDQICRSLGLSGPEDFSIPAAAWEAMKLRCSSDLLPRRPKHGGEEEEFDEEPKEKEKEEVEIAVLESEDRARVLDECVVPAESSGCCGGIKGFRPPMLKPPPGVRVSVVDDATCSTWDLMRDFAPKGEGGGKDSYVELNSSDDEDDHEREEKEEEEEEEEEEGEVGGVRVESVEEENAAAIAEIVGDFSGFSTSNEDDSSSTSTGPRSNNISPNGRIKRVITAGNWQKGELLGRGSFGSVYEGISEDGFFFAVKEVSLLDQGNQGRQSVYQLEQEIALLSQFEHENIVQYIGTEMDASNLYIFIELVTKGSLRNLYQRYNLRDSQVSAYTRQILHGLKYLHDRNIVHRDIKCANILVDANGSVKLADFGLAKATKFNDVKSCKGTAFWMAPEVVKGKNTGYGLPADIWSLGCTVLEMLTGQIPYSHLECMQALFRIGRGEPPHVPDSLSRDARDFILQCLKVDPDERPSAAQLLNHTFVQRPLHSQSSGSASPYIRRG; translated from the exons ATGAACCACCTACCGCGAATATTCGGCAATAGAAAGAAGCAAGCCTCCGACATGGACccgacgaagaagaagaagaagagtaagGGTAAGAAGCATCAGCAGCCGAAGCTCGAGCGCCGCAACGCCGCCAAGCACTTCGAATACGACGCCGGATCGTTGTGCTCGTCGCGCGATGAGTACGACGCCTCgacgtcgtcgtcgtcgtcgttgCACTGCACGCGCTCGATGGAGCTCTTCGACCGCAAGAGCTTCCGAATCGAGGGCGTGGAGGGCGAGTTCGACCAGATTTGCCGCAGCCTCGGCCTCTCCGGTCCCGAGGACTTCTCCATTCCGGCCGCCGCCTGGGAGGCCATGAAGCTCCGTTGCTCCTCGGACCTACTTCCTCGCCGCCCGAAGCACGGCGGCGAGGAAGAGGAATTCGACGAAGAGCcgaaggagaaggagaaagaggaaGTGGAAATTGCAGTATTAGAGAGCGAGGATCGAGCTAGGGTTTTGGATGAATGTGTTGTTCCTGCTGAGAGCAGTGGTTGCTGTGGTGGAATTAAGGGTTTTCGGCCTCCGATGTTGAAGCCGCCGCCGGGGGTTAGGGTTTCGGTGGTGGACGACGCCACGTGTTCCACGTGGGATTTGATGCGGGATTTTGCGCCGAAAGGGGAAGGAGGAGGGAAGGATAGTTACGTGGAATTAAATTCttctgatgatgaagatgatcaTGAGCgagaagagaaggaagaagaagaagaagaagaagaagaagaaggggaaGTTGGTGGAGTGAGAGTGGAGAGTGTAGAAGAGGAAAATGCGGCGGCGATTGCGGAGATTGTGGGTGATTTTTCAGGGTTTTCTACTTCGAATGAAGATGATTCTTCTAGCACTAGCACTGGACCAAGGTCTAATAATATATCTCCCAATGGGAGAATCAAGCGTGTTATTACCGCGGGTAACTGGCAGAAGGGTGAGCTTTTGGGGCGAGGTTCGTTTGGTTCTGTTTATGAAGGGATTTCTGA AGATGGATTCTTTTTTGCTGTAAAAGAAGTTTCACTACTTGATCAGGGGAATCAGGGAAGGCAAAGTGTATATCAACTGGAACAG GAGATTGCACTTTTGAGTCAATTTGAACATGAGAATATAGTTCAATACATTGGCACCGAAATG GATGCATCAAATCTGTATATCTTTATTGAGCTTGTAACCAAAGGTTCCCTTCGAAACCTCTACCAGAGATATAATCTTCGAGATTCTCAAGTATCTGCCTATACAAGACAGATTTTGCATGGTTTAAAGTATCTTCATGACCGAAATATTGTTCACAG GGATATTAAATGTGCAAATATATTGGTGGATGCAAACGGATCTGTTAAGCTTGCAGATTTTGGATTGGCAAAG GCAACCAAATTCAATGATGTTAAGTCCTGCAAGGGAACAGCATTTTGGATGGCCCCTGAG GTTGTAAAAGGGAAAAACACAGGTTATGGGCTTCCTGCTGATATATGGAGTCTGGGATGTACTGTGTTGGAGATGTTAACGGGCCAAATTCCATACTCTCACTTAGAATGT ATGCAGGCATTGTTTAGAATTGGAAGAGGTGAGCCTCCTCATGTGCCTGATTCTCTTTCAAGAGATGCACGGGATTTTATTCTGCAGTGTCTAAAAGTTGATCCAGATGAACGCCCCAGTGCTGCTCAACTCTTAAACCATACCTTTGTCCAAAGGCCACTGCATTCCCAGTCTTCTGGTTCTGCATCTCCTTATATTAGAAGGGGTTAA